A region from the bacterium genome encodes:
- the dapB gene encoding 4-hydroxy-tetrahydrodipicolinate reductase, producing MSSLKLCVAGATGHVGSGLVKAILASGDLILTGAVSRTHAGKTIDGTNIRISGTVAEALKVPADVLIDYTKADAVKNHVLTAIRSRTAVVIGTSGLTDDDYNEIHDAAMANNVGVLAAGNFAITAVLMMRFAEMAAKYVPYWEILDYSYEGKPDAPSGTSRELAYQLSKIKSPETGYPIEKTIGALESRGATINRSQIHSVRLPGFVSSCEVIFGTTGEKLSLRHDSIDPVSPYVAGTLLAARKVKTFTGLRRGLDSIME from the coding sequence ATTAAAACTATGCGTTGCCGGAGCCACCGGCCACGTCGGCAGCGGATTAGTCAAAGCGATTTTGGCTTCGGGTGATTTGATTTTAACCGGCGCAGTCTCGCGAACGCACGCAGGAAAAACTATTGACGGAACGAATATTCGCATCAGCGGCACTGTCGCGGAAGCTCTGAAAGTACCGGCGGACGTTCTGATCGATTATACCAAAGCCGATGCCGTTAAGAATCATGTACTTACGGCGATCAGAAGCCGAACGGCCGTCGTCATCGGAACATCCGGATTAACGGATGACGATTACAATGAAATTCACGATGCGGCCATGGCCAATAATGTCGGTGTACTGGCTGCCGGTAATTTTGCAATCACGGCCGTACTCATGATGCGATTTGCCGAAATGGCGGCGAAATATGTTCCGTATTGGGAAATCCTCGATTACAGTTATGAAGGCAAACCGGATGCGCCGAGCGGAACTTCACGGGAATTAGCCTATCAGCTTTCGAAAATTAAATCACCGGAAACGGGATATCCCATTGAAAAAACTATCGGCGCACTTGAAAGCCGAGGCGCGACGATCAATCGTTCGCAAATTCATTCCGTTCGGCTCCCGGGATTTGTATCATCCTGTGAAGTTATTTTCGGAACAACCGGTGAAAAATTATCGCTCCGTCATGATTCGATCGATCCTGTGTCGCCATACGTGGCCGGCACATTGCTCGCGGCTCGAAAAGTCAAAACGTTTACAGGATTGCGGCGCGGGTTAGATAGCATTATGGAATAA